From Mesobacillus jeotgali, the proteins below share one genomic window:
- a CDS encoding AAA family ATPase, protein MGFQKWLRILLPELQLVDYVQAKGLRGKKQRMGGQAQTMVHAGALRSGSIAGNPQNGPASVGAVGEVVKDAKYGIKQMGLNRSNEELDTVFADIKKELNSKILRQSGFIDELLVAYKKSFFKREKGKVQNTILLAGPAGTGKFTTLQLLIDQLYKKKLVPYKRVVTIDLRNYTEKDIHSNFILDCSAAFEYGIGTVCFLGIENADAEVLQYVSRLVQQGFFRTSNSVMVDASNYFLVFYADVDLKEEVHGKLPNEVANNIPAPILKGIQSYAISAPLMPEDIEAILRSKFQAAANRLGNQAQLTVTFEEGLFTGLVERIIATKKYGEAIESLAEKDFYQTIVDLRARGTFLAEDHIRIQLEQDDLLAVKGQETYLLKSIPFVEDEKIEDLLDELNSLTGLHTVKKAIHELLETVKAEKMRQEAGFKTAGKMAIHMVFTGNPGTGKTTVARLVSRILKAMGLLSQGQLVEAARQDLVGEYLGSTAPKTNAAIERALGGVLFIDEAYSLSRNKQDPFGMEAIDTLVKGMEDHRDNLVMVLAGYTNEMDDFLKMNPGLQSRFPYIIEFPDYSSEEMYEILTGMAKAKDFAVDPGIKEQLIELFDSKQISGRNDAGNGRLVRNMLEDAIRKQAVRLNQDTGARDYRLLTAVDFGIAERQRFELEPAFEKIIGLDNVKDFLRSLEKQILANEKRKKAGILTDQSQTLNIVFSGNPGTGKTTMARMLSEMLKSMGLLKRGHLIEVDRSNLVAEYMGQTAVKTTEVVQSALGGVLFIDEAYSLVEDGVQGGGFGKEAIDTLVRLIENHRSDLVVILAGYSDEMEKFLRSNPGLASRFPLQIEFPDYTPEQLTQITEIQAKAKGFRLEFDVQQALASFYEKKQIPGKNDSGNGRLVRNTLEAAIRNQAVRIVETENVVPDQLNKLTLGDFRLLEDHPKENALQELNAVIGLNEVKTFVRSLSAQIEVANKRKAMGLPDMGAQSLHMVFKGNPGTGKTTIARILARRLKELGVIKLDHIVETDRSGLVAGYVGQTALKTREVLEKALGGILFVDEAYALFGDGQDFGQEAIDTIVKFMDDHRENIIVILAGYEEDMEQLLDSNAGLRSRFPNMITFPDYTADELVEISIRLLKPKGYEISPEAAEVLKGIFARASDDASSGNGRLARNVCEAAIRQHALRLSETEQATLEDLTVLKREDFLQAGGVSI, encoded by the coding sequence ATGGGTTTCCAAAAATGGCTTCGTATATTACTGCCTGAGCTTCAATTGGTCGATTATGTGCAGGCAAAGGGATTAAGAGGCAAAAAACAGAGGATGGGCGGGCAGGCTCAAACAATGGTTCATGCCGGAGCGTTAAGGTCTGGATCAATCGCAGGCAATCCTCAGAATGGCCCTGCTTCTGTTGGTGCAGTCGGGGAAGTGGTCAAGGATGCAAAATACGGGATCAAGCAAATGGGCTTGAATCGATCAAATGAGGAACTGGACACAGTTTTTGCGGATATCAAAAAGGAACTGAATAGCAAGATCTTAAGACAGAGTGGATTCATCGATGAGCTGCTAGTTGCCTATAAAAAATCTTTTTTTAAGAGAGAGAAAGGGAAGGTTCAAAATACTATTCTGCTGGCAGGTCCTGCTGGAACGGGCAAGTTTACGACCTTACAGCTGTTGATCGATCAGCTCTATAAGAAAAAACTTGTTCCATATAAGCGGGTCGTGACGATTGATTTAAGGAATTACACCGAGAAGGATATTCACAGTAATTTCATCCTGGATTGTTCTGCCGCCTTTGAATATGGGATTGGGACGGTATGCTTTTTGGGGATAGAGAATGCTGATGCTGAGGTTCTTCAGTATGTATCCAGGCTGGTGCAGCAGGGATTTTTCCGGACATCCAACAGTGTAATGGTCGATGCCTCTAATTATTTTCTAGTCTTCTATGCCGATGTGGACTTGAAAGAGGAAGTTCACGGAAAGCTTCCTAATGAGGTGGCGAATAATATACCTGCTCCTATTTTAAAAGGAATCCAGTCATATGCGATTTCGGCACCGCTCATGCCTGAGGATATTGAGGCTATTTTGAGGAGCAAGTTCCAGGCTGCAGCGAACAGGCTGGGGAATCAAGCACAGTTGACGGTCACATTTGAAGAGGGGCTGTTTACTGGTTTAGTAGAGAGAATAATAGCAACGAAGAAATACGGAGAGGCAATTGAGAGTTTGGCTGAAAAGGATTTTTACCAGACGATTGTTGATTTAAGGGCAAGAGGGACTTTCCTGGCGGAAGATCACATTAGGATCCAGCTGGAGCAGGATGATCTGCTGGCGGTGAAAGGTCAGGAAACCTACCTGCTAAAATCCATTCCATTTGTTGAGGACGAAAAAATAGAAGACCTTCTTGATGAGCTTAACAGCTTGACGGGCTTGCATACGGTAAAAAAAGCTATTCATGAGCTGCTGGAAACGGTGAAGGCTGAAAAAATGAGGCAGGAGGCCGGGTTCAAAACGGCGGGCAAAATGGCAATACATATGGTGTTCACCGGTAATCCAGGGACTGGCAAAACAACGGTGGCGAGGCTGGTCTCACGTATTTTAAAAGCGATGGGATTGCTCTCACAGGGACAATTAGTAGAAGCAGCAAGACAGGACCTCGTTGGGGAATACCTTGGATCCACTGCGCCCAAAACCAATGCTGCCATTGAACGTGCCCTTGGCGGCGTGCTATTTATTGATGAAGCCTACTCCTTATCAAGAAATAAGCAGGACCCATTTGGCATGGAAGCGATCGATACCCTGGTGAAGGGAATGGAGGATCATCGCGATAATCTGGTGATGGTACTGGCGGGATACACGAATGAGATGGATGATTTCTTGAAAATGAATCCGGGGCTTCAATCGAGATTCCCTTATATTATTGAGTTTCCGGACTATTCGTCTGAAGAAATGTATGAGATTTTGACAGGGATGGCGAAAGCGAAAGATTTTGCAGTTGATCCTGGTATTAAAGAGCAGCTCATTGAATTGTTTGATTCCAAGCAGATTTCTGGCCGGAATGATGCCGGTAATGGGCGCCTTGTCCGTAATATGCTGGAGGATGCCATCCGGAAACAGGCGGTTCGCCTCAATCAGGATACAGGTGCACGGGATTACAGACTTTTGACAGCGGTGGATTTTGGCATAGCCGAGCGCCAGAGGTTCGAGCTGGAGCCAGCATTTGAGAAGATCATTGGATTGGATAATGTAAAAGACTTTCTCAGAAGTCTGGAAAAACAAATTCTTGCGAATGAAAAAAGGAAAAAGGCTGGAATTTTAACAGATCAGTCCCAGACTCTAAATATCGTCTTTTCGGGGAATCCAGGAACAGGGAAAACGACGATGGCGCGTATGCTTTCGGAGATGCTTAAATCAATGGGCCTTTTAAAAAGAGGTCACCTGATCGAGGTGGACAGAAGCAATCTCGTGGCCGAATATATGGGACAAACCGCTGTGAAAACCACGGAAGTCGTCCAGTCTGCCCTGGGCGGGGTGTTATTTATCGATGAAGCTTACAGTCTTGTAGAAGATGGTGTCCAGGGCGGCGGCTTTGGAAAAGAAGCCATTGATACGCTGGTTCGATTGATTGAAAACCATCGCAGCGACCTGGTCGTGATTCTTGCGGGATACAGCGATGAAATGGAAAAGTTTTTGCGGAGCAATCCGGGACTTGCATCCCGTTTCCCGCTGCAAATTGAGTTCCCGGATTATACTCCTGAACAGCTCACACAAATTACCGAAATCCAGGCAAAAGCCAAAGGGTTCCGCCTTGAATTCGATGTACAGCAGGCGTTGGCCAGTTTTTATGAGAAAAAGCAGATTCCCGGGAAAAATGACAGCGGCAATGGGCGACTGGTAAGGAATACGCTGGAGGCGGCCATTCGCAACCAGGCAGTAAGGATTGTAGAAACAGAAAATGTCGTTCCAGACCAATTGAATAAGTTAACCCTTGGCGATTTTAGATTGCTGGAAGATCACCCGAAAGAAAATGCCTTGCAGGAGCTGAATGCTGTCATCGGCCTGAATGAAGTCAAAACATTTGTGCGATCATTATCAGCGCAGATTGAAGTGGCCAATAAAAGAAAAGCGATGGGATTGCCAGATATGGGTGCGCAATCGCTGCATATGGTGTTTAAAGGAAACCCGGGTACGGGCAAAACGACAATTGCCCGGATTCTGGCCCGAAGGCTGAAGGAACTGGGTGTCATCAAGCTGGATCATATTGTGGAAACAGACCGTTCTGGACTGGTGGCAGGCTATGTTGGCCAGACCGCTCTCAAAACGCGAGAAGTTCTGGAAAAGGCCTTAGGCGGAATTCTATTCGTAGATGAAGCGTATGCTCTATTCGGCGATGGCCAGGATTTTGGCCAGGAAGCGATTGATACCATCGTCAAATTTATGGATGACCACCGTGAAAATATAATTGTGATTTTAGCTGGTTATGAGGAAGATATGGAACAACTGCTAGATTCCAATGCAGGCTTGCGCTCAAGATTTCCGAATATGATTACTTTCCCGGACTATACAGCCGACGAACTCGTGGAAATCAGTATTCGTCTTTTGAAGCCAAAGGGCTACGAAATTAGTCCGGAAGCTGCCGAGGTTCTTAAAGGGATTTTTGCGCGTGCTAGTGATGATGCATCTTCGGGTAATGGCCGTCTCGCGAGGAATGTCTGTGAAGCGGCCATTCGGCAGCATGCTTTGAGGTTAAGTGAAACCGAACAGGCAACACTAGAGGATTTAACCGTACTGAAACGTGAGGACTTTTTACAGGCTGGGGGTGTTTCTATATGA